One genomic region from Bacillus sp. SLBN-46 encodes:
- a CDS encoding phenylalanine--tRNA ligase beta subunit-related protein: MEIQLSQEIKGQIPDFKLGIIEYKNILVGDSPQMLRGRLQLFQESIYFDLENTPVTELPGVQEWRSIFKNNGKDPNRYRPSVEALYRRVQKQNYLSSVQSAIDINNFFSLQYQVPIGIYDQECLKGPISIRFGGEGEEYTGLNGRLNSLQHLIVSSDEIGPFGSPFVDSDRAPVSLETKHALQLIYLRPSTDLHNAEKLTESLMNMFVQIHGGEATYHILK, translated from the coding sequence TTGGAAATTCAACTCTCACAAGAAATAAAGGGACAAATTCCTGACTTTAAACTGGGTATTATCGAATATAAAAATATATTGGTTGGAGATTCACCGCAAATGCTAAGAGGCAGACTCCAGCTCTTCCAGGAGTCTATTTATTTTGATTTAGAAAATACACCTGTTACAGAGTTACCTGGGGTTCAGGAATGGCGGTCTATTTTTAAAAATAATGGTAAGGACCCGAACCGGTACCGCCCATCTGTCGAAGCTTTATACAGAAGAGTACAGAAACAGAATTATCTTTCATCTGTACAAAGTGCAATCGATATTAATAATTTTTTCTCTCTACAATATCAAGTACCTATCGGAATCTACGACCAAGAGTGTTTGAAAGGCCCCATTAGTATTCGCTTTGGTGGTGAAGGGGAGGAATATACGGGCTTAAATGGACGTTTAAATTCCTTACAACATCTTATTGTATCCTCAGATGAGATTGGCCCATTTGGAAGTCCTTTTGTGGATTCTGATAGAGCCCCTGTTTCGTTAGAGACAAAACATGCTCTGCAACTCATCTATTTAAGACCATCCACTGATCTTCATAACGCAGAAAAGCTAACAGAATCTCTAATGAACATGTTTGTTCAAATACACGGCGGGGAAGCAACCTACCACATTCTTAAATGA
- a CDS encoding YgzB family protein, translating into MAKYSSKINKIRSFALSLIFIGFIVMYGGIYFRTSPVIMTIFMLLGLIFIIASTVVYFWIGMLSTKTIQVKCPSCGKHTKMLGRVDMCMYCREPLTLDPKLEGEEFDETYNKK; encoded by the coding sequence ATGGCTAAATACTCGAGTAAAATAAATAAAATTCGCAGCTTTGCACTATCATTAATTTTTATTGGCTTTATTGTTATGTATGGAGGTATTTATTTTCGTACCTCACCAGTTATTATGACCATCTTTATGCTTTTAGGTCTTATTTTTATTATCGCAAGTACTGTCGTTTATTTTTGGATTGGGATGTTATCAACAAAAACCATCCAAGTCAAATGCCCTAGCTGCGGGAAGCATACGAAAATGCTAGGCAGAGTGGATATGTGTATGTATTGTCGAGAACCTTTAACCCTTGATCCTAAACTTGAAGGCGAAGAGTTCGATGAGACCTATAATAAAAAGTAA
- a CDS encoding cob(I)yrinic acid a,c-diamide adenosyltransferase: MKIYTKTGDKGTTSLIYGQRVSKNDARVEAYGTCDETNSMIGLALSHLRNEIFQEKEIIDNVYHKIQTNLFHVGAELATPKGKEVKWSLTSLDVEEMEKQIDDWNSSLSELTNFILPGGHPAAAAFHVARTMARRAERCAVSLGEEVNPLVLAYLNRLSDLLFITARYVNNRLGAAEQTLHEKSN; encoded by the coding sequence ATGAAAATCTATACAAAAACAGGTGATAAAGGGACAACATCTCTTATTTACGGTCAACGGGTATCAAAGAATGATGCGAGGGTTGAAGCGTACGGAACCTGTGATGAAACGAATTCAATGATTGGTCTGGCCCTTAGTCATTTAAGAAATGAAATTTTTCAAGAGAAAGAAATAATAGATAATGTATATCATAAAATACAAACGAACCTTTTTCATGTTGGGGCTGAGCTGGCAACTCCGAAAGGTAAAGAGGTTAAGTGGTCGCTCACTTCTCTTGATGTGGAGGAAATGGAAAAGCAGATTGATGATTGGAATAGCTCGCTATCCGAATTAACCAATTTTATCCTGCCGGGAGGCCATCCTGCAGCAGCGGCTTTTCATGTAGCCCGGACAATGGCGAGAAGGGCTGAAAGGTGTGCGGTTTCGTTAGGTGAGGAAGTAAACCCGCTTGTATTAGCCTATTTAAATCGACTTTCAGACCTATTATTTATTACCGCTCGGTATGTAAATAACCGGTTAGGGGCAGCGGAACAAACCTTGCATGAAAAAAGTAATTAA
- the queG gene encoding tRNA epoxyqueuosine(34) reductase QueG, translated as MDVKQLKKELIAYSKEIGIDKIGFTTADMFIELKNRLIRQQELGYQSGFEEPDIEKRVTPALLMEEPRSIIAIALAYPSKMNERVEGKKGERRGFFSRASWGLDYHHVLRDRLKKLEEFILTKVPEARLKSMVDTGELSDRAVAERAGIGWSGKNCAIITPEFGSYVYLGEMITSIPFEPDTPIEDQCGTCTKCLDACPTGALVQGGQINAQHCISFLTQTKELIPDEFRDKIGNRIYGCDSCQTACPVNKGKNYHFHEEMEPDPEVAKPLLKPILKLSNREFKNQFGSVAGSWRGKKPIQRNAIIALAHFKDDTAIPDLIEVLEKEASPVSRGTAAWALGKIGGESARLALMKAREKETESEVQLEIAKSLTYF; from the coding sequence ATGGATGTCAAACAATTAAAAAAAGAGCTCATTGCTTATAGCAAGGAAATTGGAATCGATAAGATCGGTTTTACAACCGCAGACATGTTCATTGAATTGAAAAATAGATTAATCAGACAACAAGAACTTGGCTATCAATCTGGTTTTGAGGAGCCAGACATAGAGAAACGTGTGACACCCGCTCTTTTGATGGAGGAACCACGTTCCATTATTGCGATTGCCCTAGCCTATCCCTCAAAAATGAACGAGCGTGTAGAAGGCAAGAAGGGTGAACGTAGAGGCTTTTTCAGCAGGGCTTCTTGGGGGCTCGATTACCACCATGTTTTACGTGACAGACTAAAGAAGCTGGAAGAGTTTATTTTAACAAAGGTCCCAGAGGCAAGGTTAAAATCAATGGTCGATACGGGAGAGCTTTCTGACAGGGCCGTTGCCGAGCGGGCTGGCATCGGTTGGAGCGGGAAGAATTGTGCCATTATTACTCCAGAGTTTGGCTCTTATGTCTATTTAGGAGAAATGATCACAAGTATACCATTTGAACCAGATACACCTATTGAGGACCAGTGTGGTACTTGTACGAAATGTTTAGATGCTTGTCCTACGGGTGCATTAGTCCAAGGGGGACAGATTAATGCACAGCATTGCATTTCCTTTTTAACACAAACAAAAGAGCTAATTCCAGATGAATTTCGGGATAAGATCGGAAACCGTATTTATGGATGTGATTCCTGCCAAACCGCATGCCCTGTGAATAAAGGGAAAAACTATCATTTCCACGAAGAAATGGAGCCCGATCCAGAGGTAGCCAAGCCGTTACTAAAGCCAATATTAAAATTGAGTAACCGCGAGTTTAAAAACCAGTTCGGTTCGGTGGCTGGCTCTTGGAGAGGAAAAAAGCCAATTCAACGAAATGCAATTATTGCCCTTGCTCATTTTAAAGATGATACAGCTATTCCTGACTTAATCGAAGTATTAGAAAAGGAAGCGAGTCCGGTATCGAGGGGAACCGCTGCATGGGCGCTTGGGAAAATAGGAGGTGAATCCGCTCGCCTTGCTCTTATGAAAGCAAGAGAGAAAGAAACTGAAAGCGAAGTTCAACTAGAAATTGCCAAAAGTTTAACTTATTTTTAA
- a CDS encoding ABC-2 family transporter protein, whose translation MFYLSMFFQYTSQYIKTRFQYRADLFVEFFSDLLSQAINLVFILVVFGHTSLLNGWSRDEIIFIYGFFLVPSAVFSAFFNIWDFNERYIVKGELDRILTRPIHSLFQIILERIELESLLGAVTGLAVMFYAGSRLGLELHWYDPFLFVIFVIGGALVYGGVFIMIACISFWADARTSLMPMMYNISSYGRYPVNIYNKLIRFVLTWVIPFAFVGVYPAAFFLGKKEWLWYSFLTPVIGVVFFILSILLWNQGVKKYRGAGN comes from the coding sequence TTGTTTTATTTATCTATGTTTTTTCAATACACATCGCAGTACATAAAAACCAGATTTCAATATCGGGCAGATTTATTTGTAGAATTCTTTTCAGATTTACTGTCCCAGGCGATTAATCTTGTTTTTATATTAGTAGTTTTTGGTCATACGAGTTTACTTAATGGCTGGAGCAGAGATGAAATTATCTTTATTTATGGTTTTTTTCTAGTACCTTCTGCCGTGTTCTCTGCCTTTTTTAATATATGGGATTTTAACGAACGATATATTGTAAAGGGGGAGCTTGACCGAATACTCACAAGACCCATTCATAGTCTCTTTCAGATTATTCTCGAGCGAATTGAACTGGAGTCCCTATTAGGAGCTGTAACCGGCCTTGCTGTCATGTTCTACGCCGGAAGTCGATTAGGCCTTGAATTGCATTGGTATGACCCGTTTTTATTTGTCATTTTTGTTATTGGCGGTGCACTCGTCTATGGCGGGGTTTTCATCATGATTGCTTGCATTAGTTTTTGGGCGGATGCAAGAACCTCCCTTATGCCGATGATGTACAATATTAGCAGTTATGGAAGATATCCAGTTAACATCTATAATAAGTTAATTCGCTTTGTATTAACTTGGGTCATCCCGTTTGCCTTTGTTGGTGTATATCCTGCTGCCTTTTTTCTTGGAAAAAAGGAATGGCTTTGGTACTCCTTTTTAACCCCAGTCATTGGTGTTGTCTTTTTTATACTTTCAATCCTTCTTTGGAATCAGGGGGTAAAGAAGTATAGGGGAGCGGGGAATTAA
- the bcp gene encoding thioredoxin-dependent thiol peroxidase, whose protein sequence is MTVETGKQAPEFELEASNGEVVKLSDFHGKNVVLYFYPKDMTPGCTTEACDFRDQIEKFNDLDAVIIGVSPDPTSRHQKFIEKYGLPFLLLADIDHQVAEAYDVWKLKKNFGKEYMGIERSTFIINKDGQLVKEWRKVQVKGHVEEALTYIREHLS, encoded by the coding sequence ATGACAGTTGAAACGGGGAAACAAGCCCCTGAATTTGAGCTTGAAGCCAGCAATGGTGAGGTAGTTAAGCTTTCGGATTTTCACGGAAAAAATGTTGTCCTTTACTTTTACCCTAAAGATATGACCCCTGGGTGTACAACAGAAGCATGTGATTTTCGAGATCAGATTGAAAAGTTTAATGACTTGGATGCTGTAATCATAGGTGTGAGTCCAGATCCAACCTCTCGTCATCAAAAGTTTATTGAAAAATACGGATTGCCATTTCTCCTTTTAGCTGATATCGATCATCAAGTCGCTGAGGCATACGATGTATGGAAATTAAAGAAAAATTTTGGCAAGGAGTATATGGGGATTGAAAGATCTACCTTTATAATCAATAAGGATGGCCAACTCGTTAAAGAATGGCGAAAGGTTCAAGTGAAAGGTCATGTAGAAGAAGCGTTAACTTACATACGTGAACACCTTAGCTAA
- the perR gene encoding peroxide-responsive transcriptional repressor PerR translates to MAMNQLKEALDTLKETGVRITPQRHAILEYLISSMSHPTADDIYKALEGKFPNMSVATVYNNLRVFREVGLVKELTYGDASSRFDFVTSHHYHVICEQCGKIVDFHYPGLDEVEHLASHVTGFKVENHRMEIYGSCPECASKEVH, encoded by the coding sequence ATGGCGATGAATCAGTTAAAAGAAGCGTTGGATACCTTAAAGGAAACTGGGGTGCGGATTACTCCACAACGTCATGCGATACTTGAATATTTAATAAGCTCGATGTCACATCCTACTGCTGATGATATTTATAAAGCATTAGAAGGAAAATTCCCTAACATGAGTGTGGCAACAGTTTACAATAATTTACGAGTATTTCGTGAAGTCGGTCTTGTTAAGGAATTAACCTATGGTGATGCATCAAGTCGTTTTGACTTTGTTACGTCTCATCACTATCATGTAATTTGTGAGCAATGCGGAAAAATAGTTGATTTCCATTATCCGGGACTTGATGAAGTAGAGCATCTTGCCTCACATGTAACAGGATTTAAAGTGGAGAACCACCGAATGGAGATTTACGGCTCTTGTCCTGAATGCGCAAGTAAGGAAGTCCATTAA
- a CDS encoding amidase domain-containing protein: MFELLQDLFEKRVNQFVTDKRSHRIFFPKAEKKQEALAKRSAEIVKVKATGRITEEFSEEEFQTVKYLAHYQYLIKQKGIFYLEEEMEERLAKFYKGALVMDEERIPKEDVYSHQEILEEGPDETDERLSYQYDRLKAVQYAERWWNTYNPAYKKFEVDCTNFISQCLHTGGAPMRGYPNRGSGWWLQSSNWSYSWAVANSLRLYLGNSKAGLRAREVSSPDQLLLGDVICYDFEGDGRYNHNTIVTGKDANGMPLVNAHTYNSRKRYWAYEDSSAYTPNIKYKFFSIIDL, from the coding sequence ATGTTTGAATTGCTCCAGGATTTGTTTGAAAAAAGAGTGAATCAATTTGTTACCGATAAAAGAAGCCATAGGATATTTTTTCCGAAGGCTGAGAAAAAACAAGAAGCATTAGCCAAACGGTCAGCAGAAATTGTAAAGGTGAAAGCTACAGGAAGAATTACGGAGGAATTTTCGGAAGAAGAATTTCAAACGGTAAAATACCTTGCACACTATCAATACTTAATTAAGCAAAAAGGAATCTTCTACTTAGAAGAAGAGATGGAAGAAAGACTGGCGAAGTTTTACAAAGGTGCTTTAGTTATGGATGAGGAAAGAATCCCAAAGGAAGATGTATACTCTCATCAAGAGATATTAGAAGAAGGGCCTGATGAAACGGATGAACGGTTAAGCTATCAATACGATCGCTTAAAAGCCGTGCAATATGCGGAGCGCTGGTGGAATACCTACAACCCTGCCTACAAGAAATTTGAAGTAGATTGTACTAACTTCATTTCACAATGCCTTCATACAGGAGGAGCCCCCATGAGAGGGTATCCCAATCGCGGGAGTGGGTGGTGGCTACAGAGTAGCAACTGGAGCTACAGCTGGGCTGTAGCCAATTCACTAAGGCTATATTTAGGGAATTCAAAGGCGGGTCTAAGGGCTAGAGAAGTCAGCAGTCCAGATCAATTATTACTGGGTGACGTTATTTGCTATGATTTTGAGGGGGACGGCCGTTACAATCACAACACCATTGTAACCGGAAAAGATGCTAATGGAATGCCTTTAGTGAATGCCCATACCTATAATAGTCGTAAGCGTTATTGGGCATATGAGGATTCCTCAGCGTATACCCCGAATATTAAGTATAAGTTCTTTAGCATTATCGATTTATAA
- a CDS encoding ATP-binding cassette domain-containing protein: MKNIIEVQKLRKEFKSYSSRSGLKGAFRDLFTRNYKVVPAVNDINFSVAQGEMVGYIGENGAGKSTTIKMLTGILTPTSGDIIVNGMNPHREREKFVQTIGVVFGQRSQLWWDIAVQESFRLLKKVYKVSDEQYDDHMNHVIKTLDIEPLLDKPVRKLSLGQRMRCELAAALIHNPPLLFLDEPTIGLDVLVKLRIREFLKEINEKYNTTILLTTHDLSDIEALCERVIMLDEGKVIYDGALKNLQEKWGEGKELRFQFLEKVDLAAVRNLTKSMPVKWELDEKNQVFIAVVEENDELISQVIAMVVAGFKIKDIKINETSTEEIIRNIYEKGAV, from the coding sequence ATGAAGAATATTATAGAAGTACAAAAATTAAGGAAAGAATTTAAATCTTATTCAAGTAGAAGTGGTCTAAAGGGTGCGTTTAGGGATTTGTTCACTAGAAATTATAAGGTGGTTCCTGCCGTTAATGATATCAATTTTTCAGTGGCGCAAGGGGAGATGGTTGGCTACATTGGAGAAAATGGGGCGGGGAAATCTACCACCATTAAAATGCTGACAGGCATATTAACACCTACGTCTGGTGACATCATTGTCAATGGTATGAATCCTCATCGAGAAAGAGAAAAATTTGTCCAAACCATTGGGGTTGTTTTCGGACAACGTTCGCAATTGTGGTGGGATATTGCCGTACAGGAATCGTTCCGTCTTTTGAAAAAGGTATATAAAGTATCAGATGAACAATACGACGATCACATGAATCATGTTATAAAAACTTTGGACATTGAACCACTCTTAGATAAACCGGTTCGTAAATTATCCCTTGGACAACGGATGCGTTGTGAGCTTGCGGCCGCACTCATTCACAATCCCCCTTTATTATTTTTGGATGAACCGACCATTGGTTTAGATGTGCTAGTTAAATTAAGAATCCGTGAATTTTTAAAAGAAATAAATGAGAAATATAATACAACGATTCTATTAACAACACATGATTTATCAGACATCGAAGCATTATGTGAGCGCGTCATTATGCTTGATGAAGGAAAAGTGATTTATGATGGTGCCCTTAAGAATCTTCAGGAAAAATGGGGTGAAGGGAAGGAACTACGTTTTCAATTTCTTGAAAAAGTAGACTTAGCTGCTGTTAGAAATCTGACAAAGAGCATGCCTGTTAAGTGGGAATTGGATGAAAAGAACCAGGTTTTTATTGCGGTTGTAGAGGAGAACGACGAACTTATCTCTCAAGTTATTGCTATGGTGGTAGCTGGATTTAAAATAAAGGACATTAAAATTAACGAGACGTCCACAGAAGAGATTATTCGAAATATATATGAGAAGGGTGCTGTGTAA
- a CDS encoding nucleotidyltransferase-like protein, translating to MEDILRPIYQERASQSNTLGVLLIEKKQKLSHITDSFDVILLVVVKEAERPVFIKHYTYDNKKAAMHIITEEQLQEWLLLGTNRKIFEWLHDAKILFDRNEYVANLKTELREFPFNGRKIKMGLEFAKLIRRYVDGKALFESKQFLDAYNHVVHSLHHLARLAVIENGLHPELTVWHQVKQIEPEIYKLYEELVNSEETLEKRLELLFLASEFMIHSRTAICSVHLLEVLSSKEHWLFNEIMNEKELIPYSVDLVVMLEYLIEKHLIDIVNIETKGHGVYHRCYQVAKKLS from the coding sequence ATGGAAGACATCCTTCGGCCTATTTACCAAGAAAGGGCGAGCCAATCAAATACCCTTGGAGTTTTGTTGATTGAAAAAAAACAAAAATTAAGTCATATTACTGATTCCTTTGATGTCATATTACTAGTGGTTGTTAAAGAGGCAGAACGGCCTGTCTTTATAAAGCATTATACGTATGACAATAAAAAGGCAGCGATGCACATCATTACAGAAGAGCAACTGCAGGAATGGCTCTTACTAGGTACTAATCGAAAAATTTTTGAATGGCTCCATGATGCGAAAATTCTCTTTGATCGTAATGAATATGTAGCCAATCTAAAGACAGAACTACGAGAGTTCCCTTTTAATGGACGGAAAATTAAGATGGGATTAGAGTTTGCCAAGTTGATTCGTCGCTACGTTGATGGAAAAGCGTTGTTTGAAAGTAAACAATTTTTGGATGCGTATAATCATGTGGTTCACTCCTTGCATCATTTAGCGAGGTTAGCGGTGATAGAAAATGGTCTACATCCAGAATTGACTGTGTGGCACCAAGTGAAACAAATTGAACCTGAAATATATAAATTATATGAAGAACTGGTTAACAGTGAAGAAACACTAGAGAAACGATTAGAGCTTTTATTCTTGGCAAGTGAATTTATGATTCATTCAAGAACCGCGATTTGTAGTGTTCATTTATTAGAGGTACTTAGCAGTAAGGAACATTGGTTATTTAATGAGATCATGAACGAAAAAGAATTAATACCTTATTCTGTGGATTTAGTGGTCATGCTTGAGTATTTAATTGAGAAACATTTAATAGATATCGTTAATATTGAAACCAAGGGTCATGGGGTTTATCACCGTTGTTACCAGGTGGCAAAAAAATTATCGTGA
- a CDS encoding ion channel, which yields MFYFLLPIVIFCIFMSLRTLFIPNTLSGKFASVQNFLYLGSVYLTVIIGFGLIYLLFYLIGMPLLKEVNQDSQNNIFETSFYFSAMTLFSVGNGDVLPNGVGRIIAVIEALIGYTLPAAFVAKVMLDREK from the coding sequence ATGTTTTATTTCTTACTTCCGATAGTCATCTTTTGTATCTTTATGAGTTTGCGAACATTATTTATTCCTAATACTCTAAGTGGGAAGTTTGCATCTGTTCAAAACTTCCTTTATCTAGGCTCGGTCTACTTAACCGTTATTATAGGATTTGGACTGATTTATCTTTTGTTTTACCTAATTGGTATGCCATTACTTAAAGAAGTAAATCAAGATTCTCAAAATAATATCTTTGAGACCAGTTTTTATTTTAGCGCAATGACTCTTTTTTCTGTTGGAAATGGGGATGTTCTCCCTAATGGAGTAGGGAGAATTATTGCTGTAATCGAAGCATTAATTGGGTATACGCTTCCGGCTGCATTTGTCGCAAAAGTGATGTTAGATAGGGAAAAGTAA
- a CDS encoding glutamate-1-semialdehyde 2,1-aminomutase — translation MQFTNSEIIHNEAIQHIVGGVNSPSRSYKAVGGGAPVVMERAQGAYFWDVDGNQYIDYLAAYGPIITGHAHPHITKAITRAAESGVLYGTPTPHEVKFAKMIKEAMPALDKVRFVNSGTEAVMTTIRVARAYTGRDKIIKFAGCYHGHSDLVLVAAGSGPSTLGTPDSAGVPKSIAQEVITVPFNDIEPFKEALEKWGDQIAAVLVEPIVGNFGIVEPKPGFLQQVNDLTHAAGALVIYDEVITAFRFMYGGAQDLLGIKPDLTALGKIIGGGLPIGAYGGRKEIMEKVAPLGPAYQAGTMAGNPASVLSGIACLEVLKQEGVYEYLDRLGAMLEEGILEAAKEFNIQITINRLKGAFTVYFTNETIVNYEQAENTDGEMFAKFFKLMLHQGINLAPSKYEAWFLTIAHTEEDVEATLHAVRNAFSQLNNE, via the coding sequence GTGCAATTTACAAATTCTGAAATAATACATAACGAAGCGATTCAGCACATTGTTGGTGGTGTAAACAGTCCCTCCCGTTCATACAAGGCAGTTGGCGGCGGCGCACCGGTAGTAATGGAACGTGCACAAGGCGCATATTTTTGGGATGTTGACGGGAATCAATACATTGACTATCTTGCAGCTTATGGACCAATTATTACTGGTCATGCTCATCCACATATCACAAAAGCCATTACACGTGCTGCAGAAAGTGGTGTACTTTACGGAACACCCACTCCACACGAAGTAAAATTCGCCAAAATGATTAAGGAAGCGATGCCTGCTCTAGATAAGGTACGTTTCGTTAACTCAGGAACAGAAGCGGTCATGACTACAATCCGTGTTGCCCGGGCTTACACAGGGAGAGATAAAATCATTAAGTTTGCAGGTTGCTACCACGGCCATTCCGATCTTGTGCTTGTTGCTGCTGGATCAGGTCCTTCTACCCTAGGCACCCCAGATTCTGCGGGAGTACCAAAAAGCATTGCGCAAGAAGTGATCACGGTACCATTTAATGATATCGAACCCTTTAAAGAAGCTTTAGAAAAATGGGGAGATCAAATTGCCGCAGTTTTAGTGGAGCCAATTGTCGGAAACTTTGGGATTGTCGAACCAAAGCCAGGGTTCCTTCAACAAGTGAATGACCTAACACATGCAGCAGGTGCCCTTGTCATTTATGATGAGGTGATTACAGCCTTCCGTTTTATGTACGGTGGTGCCCAGGACTTATTAGGGATTAAGCCGGATTTAACAGCACTTGGAAAAATTATCGGCGGAGGCCTGCCAATCGGTGCCTATGGCGGACGGAAGGAAATAATGGAAAAGGTTGCTCCACTAGGACCTGCCTATCAAGCAGGAACCATGGCCGGTAATCCAGCTTCCGTTCTTTCAGGAATTGCCTGCCTAGAAGTTCTAAAGCAAGAAGGGGTTTACGAATATTTAGACCGACTTGGTGCTATGCTCGAGGAAGGAATTTTAGAAGCAGCTAAAGAGTTTAATATTCAAATTACGATTAACAGACTTAAAGGGGCATTTACCGTTTATTTCACAAATGAAACAATAGTAAATTATGAACAAGCGGAGAACACCGACGGAGAAATGTTCGCTAAGTTTTTCAAACTTATGCTTCATCAAGGAATTAACTTAGCTCCATCTAAATATGAAGCATGGTTCCTAACCATCGCTCATACAGAAGAAGACGTAGAAGCTACTTTACATGCAGTAAGAAATGCATTTTCTCAACTAAACAACGAATAA
- a CDS encoding ABC-2 family transporter protein has translation MDKYLEMIRIRFLMMLAYRTNYYTGILIYSINIGAYYFLWNAIYGSKEQIVGLSVIQMTTYVAVSWMARAFYFNNLDREMALEIMEGKVAIELIRPYNYLTMKTMQGLGEGIFRLFFFSAPGMIIVYFIFPIQFTWEPSVWGLFGLSILLSFFINTELNLLTGITTFFLYNNSGLIRAKRVVIDLFSGLLLPISFFPGWAQDIMKFLPFQGISYFPSMILTKGFSHQQAIDAILQQLVWVIVLIVPIQILWYLARKQLIIQGG, from the coding sequence GTGGATAAGTACTTAGAAATGATCAGAATCCGCTTTTTAATGATGCTCGCTTACCGGACTAATTATTACACGGGGATTCTAATTTATAGTATCAACATTGGAGCCTATTACTTCTTATGGAATGCGATCTATGGGTCAAAAGAACAGATTGTCGGTCTTTCCGTTATTCAAATGACCACCTATGTCGCTGTTTCCTGGATGGCGCGTGCGTTTTATTTTAATAATCTGGACCGTGAAATGGCGTTAGAAATAATGGAAGGTAAAGTAGCAATCGAGTTAATCCGCCCCTACAATTATCTGACGATGAAAACAATGCAAGGACTTGGAGAAGGGATCTTTAGGTTATTTTTCTTTTCAGCACCTGGTATGATCATTGTTTATTTCATTTTCCCTATTCAATTTACTTGGGAACCTAGTGTGTGGGGATTGTTTGGTCTATCCATTTTATTAAGCTTTTTTATCAATACAGAGTTGAATTTATTAACAGGGATAACCACTTTCTTCTTATATAATAATTCTGGTCTGATCCGGGCGAAACGAGTGGTTATTGATTTGTTCTCAGGACTTCTTTTGCCTATTAGCTTCTTTCCAGGCTGGGCTCAAGATATCATGAAATTTCTTCCCTTCCAAGGGATCAGCTATTTTCCAAGTATGATTTTGACAAAAGGTTTCTCACACCAGCAAGCAATCGATGCAATTTTGCAGCAATTGGTTTGGGTTATTGTATTAATCGTGCCTATTCAAATTCTGTGGTACTTGGCGAGGAAACAGTTGATTATTCAGGGGGGATAA